Proteins encoded together in one Ogataea parapolymorpha DL-1 chromosome III, whole genome shotgun sequence window:
- a CDS encoding Dolichyl-phosphate-mannose--protein mannosyltransferase 1, with the protein MAKKPVKLAPSTTDSTTELPLQPGPVRRYLSTTLGPQTMANRRVSSGKEMGLVVLLALFSAVIRLRSLDFPDSVVFDEVHFGGFARKYILGRFFMDVHPPLAKLLFAAVGALGGFNGKFEFAEIGDKFPDDVPYVLMRQLSAFLSVGTVVLMYLTLRTTGCKPLVSFLTSSLLVLESANATISRFVLLDSPLLFFIAAATYASSKLNIETPFTLNWWKSLVLTGVGLGFASSSKWVGFFTVAWVGVCCAIKLWFAVGDLKLSAKNIASQTVTKFVVLLGLPAIIYLASFAIHLSLLPYEGDGAAFLSSAFRTSFKDTTVPKTTLADVGIGSVVTLRHVNTNGGYLHSHNHLYEGGSGQQQITLYPHLDDNNKWLVELYNATEEPTAFEPLTDGTKIRLKHLLTHRRLHSHDIRPSVSEIDWQNEASCYGYEGFEGDPNDDFIVEIVKDESVPGKAQETVKAIDTIFRLRHAMTGCYLFSHETKLPKWGFEQQEVTCAGQGIKPLSYWYIEQNENQFLDPATAEKVSYKELSFLQKMAELHSRMWKINRGLKAPHAFESRPESWPFLQRGISYWKQGDRQVYLLGNPIVWWLSSFLFVPFGLFVVYHVLRWQLGYPLPESSVVFNYSLNTLQFLLGWFIHYYPSFLMDRQLFLHHYLPALYFGILTLGQSFEVIYSAVLKNRKSVAIVLFLAVFAGAAHMFVKRSPIVYGSAWTKSACEAAKMLNWDFDCKIYPDELPLTGGLKDEL; encoded by the coding sequence ATGGCAAAGAAACCCGTCAAGCTGGCTCCGTCTACGACGGATTCCACTACAGAACTTCCTTTACAGCCCGGCCCTGTCCGCAGATACTTATCGACGACGCTGGGGCCGCAGACAATGGCTAATCGCCGTGTTTCCTCGGGTAAGGAGATGGGGCTCGTTGTGCTGTTGGCCCTGTTCAGCGCCGTGATTCGGCTCCGCAGCCTCGATTTCCCCGACTCAgtggtgtttgacgaggtgCATTTTGGCGGATTCGCGAGAAAATACATTCTGGGCCGTTTTTTCATGGACGTCCATCCTCCTCTGGCCAAGCTGTTATTTGCGGCGGTGGGTGCCCTTGGAGGATTTAATGGCAAGTTTGAATTTGCCGAAATCGGCGACAAGTTCCCCGACGACGTGCCGTACGTCCTCATGAGACAGCTGAGCGCCTTCTTGAGCGTCGGTACCGTGGTCCTCATGTACTTGACTCTCAGAACCACCGGCTGCAAGCCACTGGTTTCCTTCCTGACGTCATCGTTGCTGGTGCTCGAGAGTGCCAATGCCACCATCTCGCGGTTTGTTTTGCTCGACTCGCCgctgctcttcttcattgCCGCCGCCACCTATGCCAGCTCCAAGCTCAACATTGAGACTCCATTCACTCTCAACTGGTGGAAATCTTTGGTGCTGACCGGCGTCGGTCTGGGCTTTGCCTCATCCTCCAAATGGGTCGGCTTCTTTACTGTTGCGTGGGTGGGCGTTTGCTGTGCCATCAAGCTCTGGTTCGCGGTTGGAGACCTCAAACTGTCGGCCAAAAACATCGCTTCTCAGACTGTCACCAAGTTCGTGGTCCTGCTTGGACTCCCGGCCATCATCTACCTGGCTTCATTTGCCATCCATCTCTCGTTGCTGCCCTACGAGGGTGACGGTGCTGCATTCCTGTCATCTGCGTTCAGAACCTCGTTCAAAGACACTACTGTTCCTAAAACCACCCTCGCAGACGTTGGTATCGGCTCTGTCGTGACCCTGAGACATGTGAATACCAATGGCGGATACCTACATTCCCACAACCATCTGTACGAGGGAGGCTCTGGGCAACAGCAGATCACGCTGTATCCACACCTTGACGACAACAACAAGtggcttgttgagctgtACAATGCCACCGAGGAGCCAACAGCTTTCGAGCCGCTGACCGACGGAACCAAGATCAGACTGAAGCATTTGTTGACACACAGAAGACTGCACTCGCACGATATCCGTCCATCTGTTTCTGAAATCGACTGGCAGAACGAGGCCTCGTGCTACGGGTACGAGGGCTTTGAAGGCGATCCGAACGACGACTTTATTGTCGAGATCGTTAAAGACGAGTCTGTTCCGGGAAAAGCGCAGGAGACAGTCAAGGCTATAGACACCATTTTCAGGCTCAGACACGCCATGACAGGCTGCTACCTGTTCTCGCACGAGACCAAGCTGCCTAAATGGGGCTTCGAACAACAGGAGGTCACGTGTGCAGGCCAGGGCATCAAGCCGCTCTCGTACTGGTACATTGAGCAGAACGAGAACCAGTTCCTGGATCCAGCGACTGCAGAAAAGGTCTCCTACAAGGAGCTGTCTTTCCTGCAAAAAATGGCAGAGCTGCACAGCAGAATGTGGAAGATCAACAGGGGACTTAAGGCACCCCATGCGTTCGAGTCGAGACCGGAGTCATGGCCATTTTTGCAGCGCGGCATCTCGTACTGGAAACAAGGCGACAGACAGGTGTACTTGCTTGGAAACCCTATTGTTTGGTGGCTGTCGTCGTTTTTGTTTGTTCCGTTCGGCCTTTTCGTCGTCTACCACGTGCTGAGATGGCAGCTGGGCTACCCGCTTCCGGAAAGCTCTGTTGTTTTCAACTACTCTCTCAACACATTgcaatttcttcttggcTGGTTCATTCACTACTATCCTTCGTTCCTGATGGACAGACAGCTGTTTTTGCACCACTATCTGCCTGCCCTATACTTTGGCATTTTGACCTTGGGCCAGTCGTTTGAGGTGATCTACTCGGCCgttttgaaaaacagaaaatcTGTGGCTATCGTGCTGTTCCTTGCTGTCTTTGCAGGCGCTGCCCACATGTTTGTGAAGAGATCGCCGATCGTGTACGGCTCCGCGTGGACCAAGTCGGCCTGCGAGGCGGCCAAGATGCTCAACTGGGACTTCGACTGCAAAATTTACCCAGACGAGCTGCCGCTGACCGGCGGCCTCAAAGATGAGCTCTAG
- a CDS encoding ATP-dependent RNA helicase DBP9 encodes MSVSVAQDYVDEGVSFESFDLDARLIQAINKLGFEHPTLIQTQTIKLSLEERKDIIARASTGSGKTAAYCIPIVQSILASGSDSEGVKALVLVPTKELSKQVAEFLGQLTVFCGRSARVLNLNDNVSEQVQLQLLNEGREIYVSTPAKLISVLEKNKSIQLTNLRFLVIDEVDLMVSYGYKDDLDKLGEYLSTKTNTQTFLMSATLNEEVTELKTKFCNKPAVLKLEDVDSDKKKLVQYYIKTNELDKFLLIYVILKLGLIKGKILLFVNELDRGYKLKLFLQNFGIKSCLLNSELPVNSRLHIVEEFNKNVYNLLIATDEANQEGQSNDFGVSRGVDFKNVACVLNFDLPVSSKTYVHRVGRTARGGKSGMALSFVVAAKEWGKHKASSLASAKKDEKVLARIERSQSKLGYELKPYQFNMKQVEAFRYRMEDSFRSVTRAAVRDARLREIKQELMASEKLKRHFEENPQDLVTLRHDKDLASVRADAHLKRVPTYLLPEGARPEEKKVGFVPFNKVRKGRGKKRGKKVDVLKGVGKRRKT; translated from the coding sequence ATGTCTGTCTCTGTTGCGCAAGACTACGTCGATGAGGGCGTCAGTTTTGAGTCCTTTGATTTAGATGCGCGTCTAATTCAGGCCATTAACAAGCTTGGGTTCGAGCACCCGACGCTGATCCAAACACAGACGATCAAACTGTCTCTCGAGGAACGCAAGGACATCATAGCCAGGGCGTCTACAGGCTCTGGCAAAACTGCAGCATACTGCATACCGATTGTGCAGTCTATTTTGGCGTCAGGCAGTGACTCAGAGGGTGTGAAAGCGCTTGTTTTGGTTCCGACCAAGGAATTGAGCAAGCAGGTGGCTGAATTTCTGGGTCAATTGACGGTGTTTTGCGGCAGGTCTGCACGTGTGCTGAACCTGAATGACAACGTGAGTGAGCAAGTGCAGTTacagctgctcaacgaggGTAGAGAAATATATGTGAGCACTCCTGCGAAATTAATAtcagttttggagaaaaataagAGTATACAGTTGACGAATCTGCGGTTTTTGGTGATAGACGAGGTTGATCTGATGGTCAGCTATGGATACAAGGACGATTTGGACAAATTGGGAGAATATTTAAGCACCAAGACAAACACACAGACTTTTCTCATGAGTGCCACGTTGAACGAGGAGGTGACGGAGCTGAAGACGAAGTTCTGTAATAAACCTGCTGTTctgaagctggaggacgtcgacagcgacaagaagaagcttgtCCAGTACTACATCAAAACTAACGAGCTCGACAAGTTCCTGCTGATCTACGTGATATTGAAGCTGGGCCTAATTAAAGGAAAAattctgctgtttgtgaacgagctggaccgGGGATACAAGCTCAAACTTTTTTTGCAGAACTTCGGCATCAAATCGTGTTTGCTGAACTCTGAGCTTCCAGTGAACTCTCGGCTGCACATTGTGGAGGAGTTCAACAAAAACGTCTACAATTTACTAATTGCGACCGATGAGGCCAACCAGGAGGGCCAGTCAAACGACTTTGGTGTCTCGCGTGGTGTTGATTTTAAGAACGTGGCATGTGTGCTGAACTTCGATCTTCCTGTCTCGTCCAAGACTTATGTGCACCGTGTTGGACGGACGGCCAGAGGCGGCAAAAGTGGCATGGCTCTGTCGTTTGTGGTGGCAGCCAAGGAATGGGGAAAACACAAGGCCTCGAGTTTGGCCAGTGCAAAGAAGGACGAGAAGGTTTTGGCCAGAATCGAGCGGTCGCAGAGCAAGCTCGGGTACGAGCTCAAGCCGTACCAATTTAATATGAAACAGGTGGAGGCGTTCCGGTACCGGATGGAGGACTCGTTCCGGTCCGTGACCCGTGCGGCTGTGCGAGATGCCCGACTACGGGAGATTAAACAGGAGCTGATGGCCtctgagaagctgaaacGCCATTTTGAGGAGAACCCGCAGGACCTGGTCACTTTGCGCCACGACAAAGACCTGGCCAGCGTGCGTGCGGACGCACATCTGAAAAGAGTGCCGACGTACCTGCTACCAGAGGGGGCGCGGCCCgaggagaagaaggttGGGTTTGTGCCGTTCAACAAGGTGAGGAAGGGCCGTGGCAAGAAGAGAGGCAAGAAGGTGGATGTGCTGAAGGGGGTtggaaagagaagaaaaacataG